In one window of Gouania willdenowi chromosome 8, fGouWil2.1, whole genome shotgun sequence DNA:
- the tspan10 gene encoding tetraspanin-10: MKKYLIVKRFPWPWLKGKTEQGETSPLLPKTGSSKHEDEELEHVTAGLQPETNDEENLRTTQLFYRYSLMDHFLKYLFIICNLVFTVMGLVVLGLGMWGLISKESFAQEKISSIGTDPMLIVMSLGFVLTMLCLSGCVGALRENCFLLKLFSFAVLTLIAVQVLLGILAYSMQGQIGGYLRSGMLAAMVRYQDDLDLRFITDEIQTNLQCCGADNYRDWEVNIYYNCSAPGVLACGVPATCCVDPLENGTVWNSQCGVGALMLDEFSAQSVIFLGGCLGGISRWIELHQTQIGIVSIVVVGVQILTLFVSTRLLESIQWHKAYT, encoded by the exons ACAGGATCTTCAAAGCATGAAGATGAGGAACTCGAACATGTCACGGCTGGCCTTCAACCAGAGACAAACGATGAAGAGAACCTCAGGACAACCCAGCTTTTCTACAGATACTCCCTCATGGACCATTTCTTAAAGTACCTCTTCATAATATGCAATCTTGTTTTCACAGTTATGGGCCTGGTGGTTCTAGGGCTAGGGATGTGGGGCCTGATCAGCAAAGAGTCCTTTGCTCAGGAGAAGATCAGTAGCATAGGTACCGACCCCATGCTGATAGTCATGTCTCTGGGCTTTGTGCTCACCATGCTCTGCTTGTCTGGCTGTGTCGGTGCTCTGAGAGAGAACTGCTTTCTGCTGAAGCTCTTCTCCTTTGCTGTGCTGACACTAATCGCCGTCCAGGTGCTGCTTGGGATTTTGGCTTATAGCATGCAGGGTCAGATCGGAGGCTACCTTCGGTCGGGGATGTTAGCTGCCATGGTGCGTTACCAAGACGACCTGGATCTGAGGTTCATCACGGATGAGATTCAGACCAACCTGCAGTGCTGTGGGGCTGATAACTACCGTGACTGGGAGGTTAACAT ATATTACAACTGCTCAGCCCCTGGAGTACTTGCTTGTGGTGTTCCGGCAACATGCTGCGTGGATCCTTTGGAGAACGGCACAGTGTGGAACTCTCAGTGTGGGGTCGGAGCCTTGATGCTGGATGAATTCTCTGCCCAGAGTGTCATTTTCCTGGGTGGGTGTCTGGGAGGAATCTCTCGCTGGATTGAGCTGCACCAAACTCAAATTGGAATAGTTTCAATCGTTGTTGTTGGCGTCCAGATTCTGACATTGTTTGTCTCCACACGGCTATTGGAAAGTATCCAGTGGCACAAAGCCTACACATAA
- the LOC114468737 gene encoding retinal cone rhodopsin-sensitive cGMP 3',5'-cyclic phosphodiesterase subunit gamma-like: MNLDTLKPESKTSSKAPTRPIGPGSPRKAPPKFKQRNTRQFKSKPPKRGVIGFGEDIPGMEGLGIDITVICPWEAYSHLELHELAQYGII; the protein is encoded by the exons ATGAATTTGGATACCCTCAAACCTGAGTCAAAGACAAGCAGCAAAGCTCCAACCAGACCTATAGGACCAGGCTCTCCACGCAAAGCCCCTCCAAAATTCAAGCAGAGGAACACTCGGCAGTTCAAGAGCAAGCCCCCCAAAAGAGGAGTTATTGG CTTTGGTGAGGATATCCCTGGAATGGAAGGCCTCGGTATTG ATATAACAGTCATCTGTCCCTGGGAAGCTTATAGTCATCTAGAGTTACACGAGCTTGCTCAGTACGGCATCATCTGA
- the ccdc137 gene encoding coiled-coil domain-containing protein 137, translating to MGKTNKNKTNQPEKPVKKNGLQSSNTKLRKNVNQKKGESKHEDHISHIPFRLREILKSKDGMKNGPSKAKKVKAVMAPRFRPEESQVGDIPVPHFKRGKKESEKAYKQRMENETSHVLFLTNNQVDRKPELKAEEQEKPARSKSINKKEHDKGRLQRLQLRKLDRQEDKLEKDMFKDHVPFGEVAMAPPSFSSKPRKAQVKSQAAPKELLLNSLLGHAVSSTTKPSMAKQRIMEEERIRAVEAYRFLKKQKQQQLEARTAIKKRVGKQL from the exons ATGGGTAAAACCAACAAGAACAAAACTAACCAGCCCGAGAAACCAGTAAAGAAGAATGGACTCCAGTCAag CAATACCAAGCTGAGGAAAAATGTGAACCAGAAGAAAGGAGAGTCCAAACATGAGGACCACATCAGCCACATCCCCTTCAGACTGAGAGAGATCCTGAAGAGCAAAGACGGAATGAAAAATGGACCGTCAAAGGCTAAAAAAGTCAAAGCTG TCATGGCTCCTCGCTTTAGGCCAGAGGAATCCCAGGTTGGAGACATCCCAGTTCCACATTTTAAGAGAGGGAAGAAGGAGAGTGAGAAAGCCTACAAGCAGCGAATGGAGAATGAGACCAGTCATGTCCTCTTTCTTACTAATAACCAAGTGGACAGAAAGCCTGAGCTGAAGGCAGAGGAGCAAGAGAAACCTGCACGAAGCAAGTCTATCAACAAGAAGGA GCATGATAAAGGACGACTACAGAGGCTACAGCTGAGAAAGCTGGACAGACAAGAGGACAAACTGGAGAAAGACATGTTTAAAG atcaTGTTCCATTTGGTGAGGTTGCAATGGCCCCACCATCATTCAGCTCAAAGCCCAGAAAAGCTCAAGTCAAATCTCAG GCAGCACCAAAAGAGCTCCTTCTAAACTCTCTGCTTGGCCATGCTGTGTCTTCCACCACCAAGCCCTCCATGGCTAAACAGAGGATCATGGAGGAGGAGCGGATACGAGCGGTTGAAGCCTATCGTTTcctgaaaaagcaaaaacagcaGCAGCTCGAGGCCAGGACTGCAATAAAGAAAAGAGTTGGAAAGCAGCTCTGA